CGTCTATTTTACTTTGAGACTGTCCCATTAATGCTATGACTAAGGGTAACCCTTTTTTCGCAGCTATTTTTGCACTTGCTTCACTTGTAGATAGTAAGAATAAATTAGGTTGAGAATCTATTATTGGTGTGGCAAGTAATTGTTGAAATCTATTATTTGACGATTTGTCATCATTAAAATAAGTACTTAAATCAGCTAGTTGTGTTTCATAATCTATTTGTTTATTTTTACCTTCATTGAGCGCTTTATTAACGTTGTTAAAACTCGGTGAGCGCCCTATGCCTAAATCTACTCTGTTGGGATGGCGAGCTTCTAAAATTTTAAATTGTTCAGCTACTTTATATGCACTATAATGCGGTAACATGATGCCACCGCTCCCAATATTAATCGAAGCTGTATTTTCTAATAGTGACATCATAATCATTTCAGGCGCACTGGATGCTACTGAATAGACTTGATGGTGTTCAGCGACCCAATACCGCTTAAAATGAAACTTTTCTGCTAATTGTGCAAGTTGTACAGTATGATTTAAAGCATCTGTAGC
The Staphylococcus kloosii genome window above contains:
- a CDS encoding LLM class flavin-dependent oxidoreductase; its protein translation is MNLSILDYVPIFENRNATDALNHTVQLAQLAEKFHFKRYWVAEHHQVYSVASSAPEMIMMSLLENTASINIGSGGIMLPHYSAYKVAEQFKILEARHPNRVDLGIGRSPSFNNVNKALNEGKNKQIDYETQLADLSTYFNDDKSSNNRFQQLLATPIIDSQPNLFLLSTSEASAKIAAKKGLPLVIALMGQSQSKIDAMIETYRRTFSANNTTQQPYIIVATFVITADDETTINALTKAFHLWLLRINYLEQPHFYPSPKFVEERGFSSRELEKIAKNENRVISGTISEVYRQLMHIQRFYNADEIMVLPHVYGEEHRERLITLLGEMQ